A window of Oncorhynchus tshawytscha isolate Ot180627B linkage group LG10, Otsh_v2.0, whole genome shotgun sequence contains these coding sequences:
- the sdr39u1 gene encoding epimerase family protein SDR39U1: MRVLIGGGSGFVGRELTCLLKNKGHEVTIISRQPGLGKITWGELESGGLPPCEAAVNLSGENLMNPLRWWNEGYRKDLFSSRVDTTTILSQAIAGSPSPPHAWVLVTGVACYKPSLTAQYTEDSEWTPFDLLSRLVKEWEWAGRLPENIAQNTRQVVIRPGVVLGRDGGAMKQMMTPFWLGLGGTLGSGRQPFPWIHVSDLAGIIAHALVPSPDTPSSAVPQVFNGVAPALNTNYEFTKELGRVLRRPTVFPVPGFVIDALMGSERAIVLTQGQKVEPKRTLESGFQYQYPDLSSALKEIVGR, encoded by the exons ATGAGAGTGTTAATAG GAGGAGGATCTGGGTTTGTGGGAAGAGAGCTGACTTGTTTACTCAAGAACAAAGGTCATGAAGTCACAATAATATCTCGACAGCCAGGTCTGGGAAAGATCACATGG GGTGAATTGGAGTCTGGTGGCCTCCCACCATGTGAGGCTGCTGTCAATCTGTCTGGGGAGAATCTTATGAACCCACTGCGATG GTGGAATGAGGGTTATAGGAAGGATCTGTTCTCCAGTCGGGTTGACACAACCACAATTCTGTCTCAAGCCATTGCTGGGTCCCCCAGTCCCCCTCATGCTTGGGTCCTTGTCACAGGTGTAG CATGTTATAAACccagtctaacagctcagtacaCAGAAGACAGTGAGTGGACACCATTTGACCTCCTGTCAAGACTGGTGAAGGAATGGGAGTGGGCGGGGCGTCTTCCTGAAAACATTGCACAGAATACCAGACAAGTAGTAATCAGACCAG GGGTAGTACTGGGCCGTGATGGTGGGGCCATGAAGCAAATGATGACTCCTTTCTGGCTAGGCCTTGGAGGCACGTTGGGGTCTGGCAGACAACCATTCCCCTGGATCCATGTCTCTGACCTGGCTGGAATCATCGCTCATGCCCTGGTGCCCTCTCCCGACACCCCCTCCTCTGCTGTCCCTCAAGTGTTTAACGGTGTCGCCCCAGCACTGAACACCAATTACGAGTTCACCAAAGAGCTGGGCCGGGTTCTGAGGAGACCCACTGTCTTCCCTGTGCCTGGATTTGTCATTGATGCCCTAATGGGTTCAGAGAGAGCCATAGTGCTAACCCAGGGTCAGAAAGTAGAACCCAAGAGGACTCTGGAGTCAGGCTTTCAGTACCAGTACCCAGACCTGAGCTCTGCCCTGAAGGAGATTGTTGGGCGCTAG
- the mettl17 gene encoding methyltransferase-like protein 17, mitochondrial isoform X1, translated as MAFRAYGARVLYQRVVAVRIMYRALSAEVHPQSHADFLKGAPHRKHPGVTNLKTLRLPDELQKAAQAIIHGTEVSGLVDKARSLTNFLWSRKRAPEDVTLRERAMALEKNLWEKTKEKGGDVDLQLLKTQITKKVLSDLRKITYHWSPMRYDEELGVVYMVAKLAGGYAAVKRVLNEIKKRDPSFSPHSLLDFGSGLGTAVWASHSFWGDTLKEMVCVDNSGAMNTIADRLLRGSSEKDEPVIKQVYFRQFLPVSPKVQFDLVVGAFSLSELASQKEREDAILTLWRKTSSYLVLVENGTKEGHQILMDARDILLKKQERAAHDPRRPSVFAPVCYYTLLYMNHLIIHCLIRQFISPVFFCLLCFECPHESPCPKLFQLPLVPCNFSQAYSPLPLPGAPDRLTERFSYLVLSRTDWAGGEGLDWARLTAPVLRRPRHVHCQVCCSSGEIKRVVVTAHRHGRDVYRCARNSDWGDQLPIIQPEDDSSNLD; from the exons ATGGCTTTTCGAGCTTATGGTGCGCGTGTCCTTTATCAAAGGGTGGTTGCTGTGAGGATAATGTACAGA GCACTAAGTGCAGAAGTGCATCCCCAATCCCATGCAGACTTCCTAAAAGGTGCTCCCCACAGGAAACACCCAGGGGTGACAAATCTGAAGACACTGCGCCTGCCAGATGAACTCCAGAAAGCAGCACAAGCTATCATTCATG GCACAGAAGTGAGTGGGTTGGTTGACAAAGCACGCAGTCTCACCAACTTCCTGTGGAGCAGGAAAAGAGCACCTGAGGATGTAACACTAAGGGAAAGAGCCATGGCCCTGGAGAAGAATCTGTGGGAGAAGACAAAAGAGAAGGGTGGAG ATGTAGATCTTCAACTGCTGAAGACCCAAATCACAAAGAAAGTGCTCTCCGATCTCAGGAAGATAACATACCACTGGTCCCCTATGAG GTATGATGAAGAGTTGGGTGTGGTGTACATGGTTGCTAAGCTGGCAGGTGGCTACGCTGCAGTGAAAAGAGTTCTAAATGAG ATAAAGAAAAGagatccctccttctcccctcattctctcctGGACTTTGGTTCAGGATTAGGAACAGCTGTCTG GGCATCACACTCATTTTGGGGTGATACGTTGAAGGAGATGGTGTGTGTTGACAATTCTGGGGCAATGAACACTATAGCAGATCGCCTTCTCAGAG GCAGCAGCGAAAAAGATGAGCCTGTCATCAAACAAGTATACTTCCGTCAgttccttcctgtctcccctAAG GTGCAATTTGATCTGGTGGTGGGGGCCTTTTCTCTGTCAGAATTGGCCAGTCAAAAGGAGAGGGAAGATGCCATACTCACTTTGTGGAGAAAGACCAGCTCTTATCTG GTGCTGGTAGAAAATGGGACCAAAGAGGGCCACCAGATACTTATGGATGCCAGAGACATACTACTTAAG AAACAAGAAAGAGCAGCCCATGACCCTAGAAGACCATCTGTGTTCGCCCCAGTATGTTattatacattattatacatGAACCACCTTATAATACATTGTCTCATTCGCCAGTTTATTTCACCTGTGTTTTTTTGTCTGCTTTGTTTTGAGTGTCCTCATGAATCACCTTGTCCCAAGCTGTTCCAACTGCCCTTAGTACCCTGCAACTTCTCTCAAGCCTACAGCCCACTCCCTTTACCTGGG GCTCCAGACCGACTGACCGAGAGGTTCAGCTACCTGGTTCTGTCAAGAACAGACTGGGCAGGTGGAGAGGGGCTGGACTGGGCCAGGCTCACAGCACCAGTGCTGCGCAGGCCGAGACATGTTCACTGTCAGGTCTGCTGCTCTAGTGGAGAGATTAAACGGGTTGTGGTGACAGCCCATCGACATGGCAG AGACGTGTATCGCTGTGCCCGGAATAGTGATTGGGGAGATCAACTGCCAATCATTCAGCCAGAGGATGACTCAAGTAATTTAGACTGA
- the mettl17 gene encoding methyltransferase-like protein 17, mitochondrial isoform X2 encodes MAFRAYGARVLYQRVVAVRIMYRALSAEVHPQSHADFLKGAPHRKHPGVTNLKTLRLPDELQKAAQAIIHGTEVSGLVDKARSLTNFLWSRKRAPEDVTLRERAMALEKNLWEKTKEKGGDLQLLKTQITKKVLSDLRKITYHWSPMRYDEELGVVYMVAKLAGGYAAVKRVLNEIKKRDPSFSPHSLLDFGSGLGTAVWASHSFWGDTLKEMVCVDNSGAMNTIADRLLRGSSEKDEPVIKQVYFRQFLPVSPKVQFDLVVGAFSLSELASQKEREDAILTLWRKTSSYLVLVENGTKEGHQILMDARDILLKKQERAAHDPRRPSVFAPVCYYTLLYMNHLIIHCLIRQFISPVFFCLLCFECPHESPCPKLFQLPLVPCNFSQAYSPLPLPGAPDRLTERFSYLVLSRTDWAGGEGLDWARLTAPVLRRPRHVHCQVCCSSGEIKRVVVTAHRHGRDVYRCARNSDWGDQLPIIQPEDDSSNLD; translated from the exons ATGGCTTTTCGAGCTTATGGTGCGCGTGTCCTTTATCAAAGGGTGGTTGCTGTGAGGATAATGTACAGA GCACTAAGTGCAGAAGTGCATCCCCAATCCCATGCAGACTTCCTAAAAGGTGCTCCCCACAGGAAACACCCAGGGGTGACAAATCTGAAGACACTGCGCCTGCCAGATGAACTCCAGAAAGCAGCACAAGCTATCATTCATG GCACAGAAGTGAGTGGGTTGGTTGACAAAGCACGCAGTCTCACCAACTTCCTGTGGAGCAGGAAAAGAGCACCTGAGGATGTAACACTAAGGGAAAGAGCCATGGCCCTGGAGAAGAATCTGTGGGAGAAGACAAAAGAGAAGGGTGGAG ATCTTCAACTGCTGAAGACCCAAATCACAAAGAAAGTGCTCTCCGATCTCAGGAAGATAACATACCACTGGTCCCCTATGAG GTATGATGAAGAGTTGGGTGTGGTGTACATGGTTGCTAAGCTGGCAGGTGGCTACGCTGCAGTGAAAAGAGTTCTAAATGAG ATAAAGAAAAGagatccctccttctcccctcattctctcctGGACTTTGGTTCAGGATTAGGAACAGCTGTCTG GGCATCACACTCATTTTGGGGTGATACGTTGAAGGAGATGGTGTGTGTTGACAATTCTGGGGCAATGAACACTATAGCAGATCGCCTTCTCAGAG GCAGCAGCGAAAAAGATGAGCCTGTCATCAAACAAGTATACTTCCGTCAgttccttcctgtctcccctAAG GTGCAATTTGATCTGGTGGTGGGGGCCTTTTCTCTGTCAGAATTGGCCAGTCAAAAGGAGAGGGAAGATGCCATACTCACTTTGTGGAGAAAGACCAGCTCTTATCTG GTGCTGGTAGAAAATGGGACCAAAGAGGGCCACCAGATACTTATGGATGCCAGAGACATACTACTTAAG AAACAAGAAAGAGCAGCCCATGACCCTAGAAGACCATCTGTGTTCGCCCCAGTATGTTattatacattattatacatGAACCACCTTATAATACATTGTCTCATTCGCCAGTTTATTTCACCTGTGTTTTTTTGTCTGCTTTGTTTTGAGTGTCCTCATGAATCACCTTGTCCCAAGCTGTTCCAACTGCCCTTAGTACCCTGCAACTTCTCTCAAGCCTACAGCCCACTCCCTTTACCTGGG GCTCCAGACCGACTGACCGAGAGGTTCAGCTACCTGGTTCTGTCAAGAACAGACTGGGCAGGTGGAGAGGGGCTGGACTGGGCCAGGCTCACAGCACCAGTGCTGCGCAGGCCGAGACATGTTCACTGTCAGGTCTGCTGCTCTAGTGGAGAGATTAAACGGGTTGTGGTGACAGCCCATCGACATGGCAG AGACGTGTATCGCTGTGCCCGGAATAGTGATTGGGGAGATCAACTGCCAATCATTCAGCCAGAGGATGACTCAAGTAATTTAGACTGA
- the mettl17 gene encoding methyltransferase-like protein 17, mitochondrial isoform X3, with product MAFRAYGARVLYQRVVAVRIMYRALSAEVHPQSHADFLKGAPHRKHPGVTNLKTLRLPDELQKAAQAIIHGTEVSGLVDKARSLTNFLWSRKRAPEDVTLRERAMALEKNLWEKTKEKGGDVDLQLLKTQITKKVLSDLRKITYHWSPMRYDEELGVVYMVAKLAGGYAAVKRVLNEIKKRDPSFSPHSLLDFGSGLGTAVWASHSFWGDTLKEMVCVDNSGAMNTIADRLLRGSSEKDEPVIKQVYFRQFLPVSPKVQFDLVVGAFSLSELASQKEREDAILTLWRKTSSYLVLVENGTKEGHQILMDARDILLKKQERAAHDPRRPSVFAPCPHESPCPKLFQLPLVPCNFSQAYSPLPLPGAPDRLTERFSYLVLSRTDWAGGEGLDWARLTAPVLRRPRHVHCQVCCSSGEIKRVVVTAHRHGRDVYRCARNSDWGDQLPIIQPEDDSSNLD from the exons ATGGCTTTTCGAGCTTATGGTGCGCGTGTCCTTTATCAAAGGGTGGTTGCTGTGAGGATAATGTACAGA GCACTAAGTGCAGAAGTGCATCCCCAATCCCATGCAGACTTCCTAAAAGGTGCTCCCCACAGGAAACACCCAGGGGTGACAAATCTGAAGACACTGCGCCTGCCAGATGAACTCCAGAAAGCAGCACAAGCTATCATTCATG GCACAGAAGTGAGTGGGTTGGTTGACAAAGCACGCAGTCTCACCAACTTCCTGTGGAGCAGGAAAAGAGCACCTGAGGATGTAACACTAAGGGAAAGAGCCATGGCCCTGGAGAAGAATCTGTGGGAGAAGACAAAAGAGAAGGGTGGAG ATGTAGATCTTCAACTGCTGAAGACCCAAATCACAAAGAAAGTGCTCTCCGATCTCAGGAAGATAACATACCACTGGTCCCCTATGAG GTATGATGAAGAGTTGGGTGTGGTGTACATGGTTGCTAAGCTGGCAGGTGGCTACGCTGCAGTGAAAAGAGTTCTAAATGAG ATAAAGAAAAGagatccctccttctcccctcattctctcctGGACTTTGGTTCAGGATTAGGAACAGCTGTCTG GGCATCACACTCATTTTGGGGTGATACGTTGAAGGAGATGGTGTGTGTTGACAATTCTGGGGCAATGAACACTATAGCAGATCGCCTTCTCAGAG GCAGCAGCGAAAAAGATGAGCCTGTCATCAAACAAGTATACTTCCGTCAgttccttcctgtctcccctAAG GTGCAATTTGATCTGGTGGTGGGGGCCTTTTCTCTGTCAGAATTGGCCAGTCAAAAGGAGAGGGAAGATGCCATACTCACTTTGTGGAGAAAGACCAGCTCTTATCTG GTGCTGGTAGAAAATGGGACCAAAGAGGGCCACCAGATACTTATGGATGCCAGAGACATACTACTTAAG AAACAAGAAAGAGCAGCCCATGACCCTAGAAGACCATCTGTGTTCGCCCCA TGTCCTCATGAATCACCTTGTCCCAAGCTGTTCCAACTGCCCTTAGTACCCTGCAACTTCTCTCAAGCCTACAGCCCACTCCCTTTACCTGGG GCTCCAGACCGACTGACCGAGAGGTTCAGCTACCTGGTTCTGTCAAGAACAGACTGGGCAGGTGGAGAGGGGCTGGACTGGGCCAGGCTCACAGCACCAGTGCTGCGCAGGCCGAGACATGTTCACTGTCAGGTCTGCTGCTCTAGTGGAGAGATTAAACGGGTTGTGGTGACAGCCCATCGACATGGCAG AGACGTGTATCGCTGTGCCCGGAATAGTGATTGGGGAGATCAACTGCCAATCATTCAGCCAGAGGATGACTCAAGTAATTTAGACTGA